The following coding sequences lie in one Rhodothermales bacterium genomic window:
- a CDS encoding SulP family inorganic anion transporter: MRSASSTFKPKLLTVLREGYGLSDFGRDSLAGLVVGIVALPLAIAFAIASGVRPEQGLFTAIIAGFLISALGGSRVQIGGPTGAFVIIIAGVVDKFGYEGLAVATMMAGVMLVVMGFARLGAVIRYIPYPVTVGFTSGIAIIIALGQVRDALGLQMDRVPADSLDKIRAYAEHIDSVSLIAIVLAVGTIAIIQLWPLVTKRIPGPLIALIVTTLAVQLFDLPVETIGGRFGAVPNALPKPAIPDFDWSTISELTSPAIAIALLAGIESLLSAMVADGMTGGRHRSNTELIAQGIANIVSPLFGGIPATGAIARTATNIRNGGRSPISGIVHAFTLLVILLAAGPLAVMIPMATLAGILLVVAYNMSEWHAFVRLLSGPRSDVLVLLSTFLLTVFVDLTVAIQVGVVLAALLLIRRLAEVTEINTARELLEYDEDGETPAGPIAVPEGVEVFEINGSLCFGAASKFTETASSLQSPPRAVILRMRHVMAIDATGLQAVEAVWSRFSREGTLLLISGIRSQPLEAMRRSGLIKRIGDENVYSQFADALARVRADLEGGDGAGGAAPGVGAFGNAAERS; encoded by the coding sequence ATGCGTTCGGCGTCGTCTACGTTCAAACCCAAACTTCTGACGGTACTTCGCGAGGGGTACGGTCTTTCAGATTTCGGTCGCGACAGTCTCGCCGGCCTGGTGGTCGGCATCGTCGCGCTGCCCCTCGCCATCGCTTTCGCCATCGCATCCGGCGTGCGCCCCGAGCAGGGGCTGTTCACCGCGATCATCGCCGGCTTCCTGATCTCGGCGCTCGGCGGCAGCCGGGTTCAGATCGGCGGACCGACCGGCGCGTTCGTGATCATCATCGCCGGCGTGGTCGATAAGTTCGGCTACGAGGGCCTCGCCGTCGCGACGATGATGGCCGGCGTCATGCTGGTCGTGATGGGCTTCGCGCGGCTCGGCGCCGTCATCCGGTACATCCCGTATCCCGTCACCGTCGGCTTCACGTCCGGCATCGCGATCATCATCGCACTGGGGCAGGTGCGGGATGCCCTCGGGCTGCAGATGGATCGGGTGCCGGCGGACTCGCTCGACAAGATCCGGGCCTATGCCGAGCACATCGACAGCGTCAGCCTCATCGCCATCGTGCTGGCTGTCGGCACCATCGCCATCATCCAGTTGTGGCCGCTCGTCACGAAACGCATCCCCGGCCCGCTCATCGCCCTCATCGTCACCACCCTCGCGGTGCAGCTGTTCGACCTGCCCGTCGAGACGATCGGAGGCCGCTTCGGCGCGGTGCCCAATGCGCTGCCAAAGCCGGCGATACCGGACTTCGACTGGTCGACGATCAGCGAGCTGACCTCGCCGGCCATCGCCATCGCGCTGCTGGCCGGCATCGAGTCGCTCCTCAGCGCCATGGTGGCGGACGGCATGACGGGCGGCCGGCACCGATCGAACACCGAACTCATCGCCCAGGGCATCGCCAACATCGTCTCGCCGCTTTTCGGCGGGATTCCGGCTACCGGCGCCATCGCGCGCACGGCGACGAACATCCGCAACGGCGGGCGGTCGCCGATCTCGGGGATCGTGCATGCCTTCACCCTGCTGGTCATCCTGCTCGCGGCCGGGCCGCTGGCGGTGATGATCCCGATGGCCACACTCGCCGGCATCCTGCTCGTGGTCGCCTACAACATGAGCGAATGGCACGCCTTCGTGCGCCTCCTGAGCGGGCCGCGCAGCGATGTGCTGGTGCTGCTGTCGACGTTCCTGCTGACGGTCTTCGTGGATCTCACGGTGGCGATCCAGGTCGGCGTGGTGCTGGCGGCGCTGCTGCTGATACGCCGGCTGGCCGAGGTAACGGAGATCAACACCGCCCGTGAGTTGCTGGAATACGACGAGGACGGCGAGACGCCGGCCGGCCCCATCGCCGTTCCGGAGGGCGTCGAGGTGTTCGAGATCAACGGGTCGTTGTGTTTCGGCGCCGCGAGCAAGTTCACCGAGACGGCGTCATCGCTGCAGTCCCCTCCGCGCGCCGTGATCCTGCGGATGCGGCACGTCATGGCGATCGACGCCACCGGGCTGCAGGCGGTGGAGGCGGTGTGGTCCCGTTTCAGCCGGGAGGGCACCCTGCTGCTGATCAGCGGCATCCGTTCGCAACCGCTGGAGGCAATGCGGCGAAGCGGGCTGATCAAGCGGATCGGCGACGAAAATGTCTATTCCCAGTTCGCGGACGCGCTCGCGCGGGTCCGGGCGGATCTGGAAGGCGGTGACGGGGCTGGGGGCGCCGCGCCCGGCGTCGGCGCGTTCGGCAACGCGGCCGAGCGCTCCTGA
- a CDS encoding DUF3592 domain-containing protein codes for MATQDMDPQESAKVLRITGHALVLLGAALLLFGVYFVRTANESASWPRAEGRVDNLLVRWSISQSERGRVNPHKDYYYVVKYSYEVEGTSYTGTRYSLGNGDHAEGKDFDTEEEARAAGQQRFPVRSAVPVAYDPEDPTMAVLRAGASGATYVPLILGVLFLAVGLALRRASGSLRQRQPAS; via the coding sequence ATGGCTACGCAAGACATGGATCCCCAGGAGTCCGCCAAAGTCCTTCGCATCACCGGGCATGCGCTCGTCCTCCTCGGCGCGGCGCTCCTTCTTTTCGGCGTGTACTTCGTGCGCACCGCCAACGAAAGCGCGTCGTGGCCCCGGGCGGAGGGCCGGGTCGACAACCTGCTGGTACGGTGGAGCATCTCGCAATCGGAGCGGGGGCGCGTCAATCCCCATAAGGACTACTATTACGTCGTGAAGTACAGCTACGAGGTCGAGGGCACGTCGTACACCGGTACCCGCTATTCCCTCGGCAACGGCGACCACGCCGAGGGGAAGGATTTCGACACCGAGGAGGAGGCGCGCGCCGCCGGCCAGCAGCGCTTTCCGGTGCGCAGCGCGGTGCCTGTAGCCTACGATCCGGAAGATCCCACCATGGCGGTGTTGCGTGCGGGAGCGAGCGGCGCCACCTACGTGCCGCTCATCCTCGGCGTCCTGTTCCTCGCCGTGGGCCTGGCGCTCCGCCGGGCCTCGGGCTCGTTGCGCCAACGCCAGCCGGCTTCGTGA
- a CDS encoding VOC family protein → MDEHPPRRALAMTTLVVHDYDEAIAYFVDVMRFRLVEDTPLGAGKRWVVVRPDAGGALLLARASSPEQTAQVGNQTGGRVAYFLETSDFWDDYRHMEACGVRFAEAPRREPYGTVVVFFDLYGNKWDLIGRHAR, encoded by the coding sequence ATGGACGAACATCCACCGCGTCGCGCGCTTGCCATGACGACGCTCGTCGTGCACGATTACGACGAGGCGATCGCCTATTTCGTAGACGTCATGCGGTTTCGTCTCGTCGAGGATACCCCGCTCGGAGCCGGAAAGCGGTGGGTGGTGGTGCGTCCGGACGCCGGCGGCGCGCTGCTGCTCGCCCGCGCGTCGAGCCCGGAGCAGACCGCGCAGGTCGGGAATCAGACCGGTGGCCGCGTCGCGTATTTTCTGGAAACCAGCGACTTCTGGGACGACTATCGACACATGGAGGCCTGCGGCGTTCGCTTCGCGGAGGCGCCGCGCCGCGAGCCTTACGGGACGGTTGTGGTGTTCTTCGATCTCTATGGAAACAAGTGGGATTTGATCGGGCGACACGCGCGCTGA
- a CDS encoding sigma-70 family RNA polymerase sigma factor, whose translation MAQPDRDITALLADIQSGDEAAIETLFPLLYSELHELARRQLRDERADHTLNPTSLVHEAYLKLIDQTRTSWENRSHFLGIAAMVMRRILIDYARQRRAERRGGAFEKVTLVDDNLARAASLGELLALDEALTRLEQVSGRASQVVVMRFFAGLQQEEIAAALRVSVPTVQRDWQTARAWLSRELADS comes from the coding sequence ATGGCCCAACCGGATCGTGACATAACGGCGCTTCTGGCCGACATCCAGTCCGGCGATGAGGCGGCCATCGAAACGCTGTTTCCCTTACTGTACAGCGAACTGCACGAACTGGCCCGGCGCCAGCTTCGCGACGAGCGGGCCGATCACACCCTCAACCCCACGTCGCTCGTCCACGAGGCCTATCTCAAACTCATCGACCAGACGCGCACCAGCTGGGAAAATCGGTCCCATTTTCTGGGTATCGCCGCGATGGTGATGCGGCGCATCCTGATCGACTATGCCCGCCAGCGCCGGGCGGAGCGGCGAGGCGGTGCGTTCGAGAAGGTGACGCTCGTGGATGATAACCTCGCGCGCGCGGCCTCCCTCGGGGAATTGCTGGCGCTGGACGAAGCCCTGACGCGACTGGAGCAGGTCTCCGGGCGGGCCAGCCAGGTGGTGGTGATGCGCTTTTTCGCCGGCCTGCAACAGGAGGAAATCGCCGCCGCGCTGCGGGTCTCGGTGCCCACCGTGCAGCGCGACTGGCAGACGGCTCGCGCGTGGCTGAGCCGCGAACTCGCCGACTCGTGA
- a CDS encoding serine/threonine-protein kinase: MTADRWDTIQALYLDALDRPAADRASFLRAACGPDDALYREVSSLLDVDLNPLLDGRATDVVDWMPAGAGPGDVIDRYRLIERVGEGGMGIVFRAERADGMYQQEVAVKLVKPGMDTEAVLARFRAERQILAGLRHPGVARLLDGGVYQGRPYLVVEYIDGEPIADYCDRRRLPIEARLALFEQVCDAVAYAHRNLVVHRDLKPSNILVVEDALGARQVKLLDFGIARLIRGDGGSPVETRTHAGLRLLTPAYAAPEQLTGAPVTTATDVYGLGVVLYELLTGSRPVEPEGLDLLALERAVLEQAPAAPSAAASGEKAAARGHTPDRLKRRLAGDLDTIVLKALRKEPERRYVSAQGLLDDIVRHRQNLPVLARPDSLGYKLHTFVRRHRAGVGATLVGFVVVTVLLAVAFNRVTAERDRARQEAAKAEAVATFMQDIFSVADPLETSGQTITARELLDRGAERIATELADQPAVKAQLAHVIGTVYKSLGLFEDAERQLDSALALRRRLNGPEDPEAAQTLDELGLLYERLGAYHRAAEAHREAVAILRRHADDHPLALANALHSLAFLQLRLGQLAAGEQLIQESLAIKRRLFEAPHAEIAYSLNILGDIYNQQGRHEEAEAVHLEVLAMRRELFGNEHLDVATTLHNLAATLRDARRFEESEGYYREALRIRRKINPNDHLEIANTISQLGYVVGMQGRFDEAQRLHEEALEVENRRFPGDHPQKASFLIRRGHVVMEAGDPAGAAALYRAGLTMHANAAGDRHPNRMRWQLYLAAALGATGAYPEADSLVADSRARCASPDAGAPGCETLIQAASERLDALRRPGK, encoded by the coding sequence ATGACCGCAGATCGCTGGGACACCATACAGGCGCTGTATCTGGATGCGCTGGATCGCCCCGCGGCGGATCGCGCCAGCTTTCTCCGGGCGGCGTGTGGCCCGGATGACGCGTTGTACCGCGAGGTGTCGTCGCTGCTGGACGTTGACCTGAATCCGTTATTGGATGGCCGAGCGACCGATGTGGTGGACTGGATGCCGGCGGGGGCCGGGCCGGGGGATGTGATCGACCGCTACCGGCTGATCGAGCGGGTCGGGGAAGGGGGGATGGGGATCGTGTTTCGCGCCGAACGGGCCGACGGGATGTACCAGCAGGAGGTGGCCGTAAAACTCGTCAAGCCCGGCATGGATACCGAGGCGGTCCTGGCGCGTTTTCGCGCCGAGCGCCAGATCCTCGCCGGCCTGCGCCATCCCGGCGTGGCACGCCTGCTGGATGGCGGCGTGTATCAGGGCCGGCCGTACCTCGTCGTCGAATACATCGACGGCGAACCCATTGCCGACTATTGCGACCGGCGCCGGCTGCCGATCGAGGCGCGGCTCGCCCTGTTCGAGCAGGTCTGCGACGCCGTGGCCTACGCCCATCGCAACCTGGTTGTCCATCGCGATCTCAAACCGTCCAATATTCTGGTAGTCGAGGACGCGCTCGGCGCCCGGCAGGTCAAGCTGCTCGACTTCGGGATCGCCCGCTTGATCCGGGGCGATGGCGGCTCGCCGGTGGAGACGCGGACCCATGCCGGCCTGCGCCTCCTCACGCCGGCGTATGCGGCGCCCGAGCAGCTCACCGGCGCTCCGGTGACCACGGCGACCGATGTCTACGGCCTCGGCGTGGTGCTCTACGAACTGCTGACCGGCTCGCGGCCCGTCGAGCCGGAGGGGCTCGATCTGCTGGCGCTGGAACGCGCCGTGCTGGAACAGGCGCCGGCGGCCCCGAGCGCCGCGGCATCCGGCGAGAAGGCGGCGGCGCGCGGCCACACGCCGGATCGCCTGAAGCGGCGGCTGGCCGGCGACCTCGATACCATCGTCCTCAAGGCGTTGCGCAAGGAGCCCGAGCGCCGCTACGTGTCCGCCCAGGGCTTGCTGGACGATATCGTGCGCCATCGCCAGAACCTGCCCGTGCTGGCCCGGCCGGACAGCCTCGGGTACAAGCTGCACACGTTCGTGCGCCGGCATCGGGCCGGCGTCGGGGCCACGCTCGTCGGCTTCGTCGTGGTGACGGTGCTGCTGGCGGTCGCCTTCAACCGCGTGACGGCGGAACGCGACCGTGCTCGCCAGGAAGCCGCAAAAGCAGAAGCCGTCGCCACCTTCATGCAGGACATCTTTTCCGTGGCCGACCCGCTAGAAACCAGCGGCCAGACCATCACGGCGCGCGAGTTGCTCGACCGGGGCGCCGAGCGCATCGCGACGGAGCTGGCCGACCAGCCGGCGGTGAAAGCCCAACTCGCACATGTCATCGGGACCGTCTACAAAAGCCTGGGTTTGTTCGAGGATGCGGAGCGGCAGCTCGACAGCGCACTCGCGCTCCGCAGACGGCTCAACGGCCCCGAGGACCCGGAGGCCGCGCAGACCCTCGATGAACTCGGCCTGTTGTACGAGCGCCTCGGTGCCTACCACCGTGCGGCCGAAGCGCATCGGGAGGCCGTCGCGATCCTGCGCCGGCACGCGGACGATCATCCGCTCGCGCTCGCCAATGCGTTGCATAGCCTCGCCTTTTTGCAGCTCCGTTTGGGGCAGCTGGCGGCGGGTGAGCAGCTGATCCAGGAATCGCTCGCCATCAAACGCCGGCTCTTCGAGGCTCCACATGCCGAGATCGCGTACAGCCTCAACATCCTTGGCGATATCTACAACCAGCAAGGCCGGCACGAAGAGGCTGAAGCCGTGCACCTCGAAGTGCTCGCCATGCGGCGCGAGCTCTTCGGCAACGAGCACCTCGACGTGGCGACCACGCTGCACAACCTGGCCGCCACCCTGCGCGATGCCCGCCGCTTCGAGGAGTCGGAAGGGTATTACCGCGAGGCGCTGCGCATCCGCCGCAAGATCAATCCGAACGATCATCTCGAAATCGCCAACACGATCAGTCAGCTCGGCTATGTGGTGGGCATGCAGGGACGGTTCGACGAAGCGCAGCGCCTGCACGAGGAAGCCCTGGAGGTCGAGAACCGGCGTTTCCCGGGCGACCATCCCCAGAAGGCAAGCTTTCTGATCCGCAGGGGGCATGTGGTGATGGAGGCCGGCGATCCGGCCGGCGCGGCGGCCTTGTACCGGGCCGGACTCACCATGCATGCCAACGCCGCCGGGGATCGCCATCCCAACCGGATGCGCTGGCAACTCTACCTCGCCGCGGCCCTCGGCGCTACCGGCGCGTATCCGGAAGCCGATAGCCTGGTGGCCGACAGCCGCGCGCGCTGCGCGAGCCCCGATGCGGGCGCCCCCGGCTGCGAAACGCTGATCCAGGCCGCCTCGGAGCGGCTCGATGCGCTCCGCCGGCCCGGAAAATAG
- a CDS encoding binary toxin-like calcium binding domain-containing protein, with product MMLFPSESLAQVSTASSNMACPAGVEPARDLDGDCVDDDLERLGYDRDLNACTPGPGVNGCFVTDPTAWSSDGDPYSDFQEATGVNMDNTIEPPFNNPLVAAMPKIEVRMLRYRFTPKGTITDSQGREVTTSSTLEFSLETTVSTSVTVGTEASASLTDFGVSQSVETETSFSVTAGFSSSQTRGESLNWETATTVESDNAASLAFDIVARNAGSATALDVLPTFNLFLGNDPLGTIRPEQPFPSNLRPGETSDFITIDRRQAGNSTEEITLSLEELRDIQRGTPLRIEVVGLDAGISRWRPEDSNWACPEPCRWEEFQDQIDARTLRLLVDFGYGGDPNEIPPREFAGNPFEYRIYTGSPSTRPRFTLRNVLQFIGYDVQPAGDGLLIEGREYPRGWYMTSGPEKGGSNRDSTFLDYWDAVGHPNEIIDMEMPRGVALLMASPDPETAGPVIAGDLIYPSMRQLRLSATPKGGIPVEGGEAHLFAADGSETVVPLRRAGSSSFFVTPDSLLKAIAPGPSYVVMRDVLGYERTLGPGLTPSIPIASDCGQTSPRYWLSPKWTATNGVTTLFVGNDLSKPATGFCFNTTGRADYWYPQTNDMGLSDVLGVAVLDVERRVAVGEGALLYSDNGGQSWQRAALDPADATTFHAVAFREGTDTGIAVGDGSVFMRTTDGGRTWSRATVTGPDDTFLDVDYAGDGIWYAVAGTRIRRSTDDGLTWSAASLLVFDNDGNPVERPDVGNLNAVSFISATTGLVGDGMMADGFGRVYRTDDGGETWKEAMVFTNLSDITYDGDDAWYVVGRNVIYRLGLSSGDRNRVVYSAAGSALFLAADFVSPLVGFAQTEAGPVYRTDDGGETWASPFGGYPTPSHPGANFMRDIAMYDANYGASVGTDGVIGATDSGGGVPTRTVVTAVEEEDDGRELPAEIALDQNYPNPFNPVTTIAYQIGQAGPVRLEIFDMLGRSAGVLVDEAQAAGSYRVTFDASGLASGVYLYRIQAGAVSSVKRMVLLR from the coding sequence ATGATGCTCTTCCCCTCCGAGAGCCTGGCCCAGGTCTCGACGGCTTCGTCGAACATGGCCTGTCCCGCCGGCGTCGAGCCGGCACGCGACCTCGATGGCGACTGCGTCGATGACGACCTCGAACGCCTCGGGTACGACCGCGACCTGAATGCCTGTACGCCCGGCCCCGGCGTAAACGGGTGTTTCGTGACCGACCCGACAGCGTGGTCGAGCGACGGCGATCCGTACAGCGACTTCCAGGAGGCGACGGGCGTCAACATGGATAATACCATCGAGCCCCCGTTCAACAACCCCCTCGTTGCCGCGATGCCGAAGATCGAGGTGCGGATGCTGCGGTATCGGTTTACGCCGAAAGGCACGATCACCGATTCGCAGGGGCGGGAAGTCACCACGTCCAGCACGCTCGAATTCAGCCTGGAGACCACCGTCAGCACCTCGGTCACGGTCGGCACCGAGGCCAGCGCGAGCCTCACCGACTTCGGGGTGTCGCAAAGCGTCGAGACCGAGACGAGCTTTTCGGTGACGGCCGGCTTCTCGTCCAGCCAGACGCGCGGCGAGTCGCTCAACTGGGAAACGGCGACCACGGTGGAATCGGACAACGCGGCGTCGCTGGCGTTCGATATCGTGGCGCGCAACGCCGGCAGCGCCACCGCGCTCGACGTGCTGCCGACGTTCAATCTCTTTCTCGGCAACGATCCTCTGGGGACGATCCGTCCGGAACAGCCGTTTCCCTCCAACCTGCGGCCGGGAGAGACGTCGGATTTCATCACCATCGATCGCCGGCAGGCCGGCAATTCGACGGAGGAGATCACGCTTTCGCTTGAGGAGCTGCGCGACATCCAGCGCGGCACGCCGCTTCGCATCGAGGTCGTCGGGCTGGACGCCGGCATCTCGCGCTGGCGCCCGGAAGACAGCAACTGGGCCTGCCCCGAGCCGTGCCGGTGGGAAGAATTTCAGGACCAGATCGACGCCCGCACGCTGCGGCTCCTGGTCGATTTTGGGTATGGCGGCGACCCCAACGAAATCCCGCCCCGCGAATTTGCCGGCAACCCGTTCGAATACCGGATCTATACCGGTTCGCCGAGCACGCGGCCCCGCTTCACGCTGCGGAATGTGCTCCAGTTTATCGGATACGACGTGCAGCCAGCTGGCGACGGCCTCCTTATCGAAGGACGCGAATATCCCCGCGGCTGGTACATGACATCCGGACCCGAAAAAGGGGGATCCAATCGGGATAGCACGTTTCTGGATTACTGGGATGCCGTCGGACATCCCAACGAAATCATCGACATGGAGATGCCACGCGGCGTGGCGCTGCTGATGGCGAGCCCGGATCCGGAGACGGCCGGCCCGGTCATCGCCGGCGATCTGATCTATCCGTCGATGCGCCAGCTTCGGCTTTCGGCCACCCCGAAAGGCGGCATCCCCGTAGAAGGCGGCGAGGCGCACCTCTTTGCGGCCGATGGTTCCGAGACGGTCGTGCCGCTGCGCCGGGCGGGCTCCAGCAGCTTCTTCGTGACGCCCGATTCGCTGCTCAAGGCGATCGCGCCGGGCCCGTCGTACGTGGTCATGCGCGATGTGCTGGGGTACGAGCGGACCCTAGGGCCGGGCCTTACGCCGTCGATCCCGATTGCATCCGACTGCGGGCAGACGTCGCCGCGGTACTGGCTGAGCCCCAAATGGACCGCCACGAACGGCGTCACGACGCTGTTTGTCGGGAACGACCTCAGCAAGCCGGCGACCGGCTTCTGCTTCAACACGACCGGGCGGGCCGATTACTGGTATCCGCAGACGAACGACATGGGTTTATCCGATGTGCTCGGCGTCGCCGTGCTCGACGTCGAACGACGCGTGGCGGTCGGGGAGGGCGCGCTGCTCTACTCCGATAACGGCGGCCAGTCCTGGCAGCGCGCTGCGCTCGATCCGGCCGATGCGACGACGTTCCACGCGGTCGCCTTTCGGGAGGGCACGGATACCGGCATCGCCGTCGGAGACGGTTCGGTGTTCATGCGGACGACCGACGGCGGGCGTACCTGGAGCCGTGCCACGGTCACCGGTCCCGACGACACCTTCCTCGATGTGGATTACGCGGGCGACGGCATCTGGTACGCGGTCGCCGGCACGCGCATCCGGCGCTCGACGGACGATGGGCTGACCTGGTCCGCCGCCTCGCTCCTCGTGTTCGACAACGACGGCAATCCGGTCGAACGCCCCGACGTCGGCAACCTCAATGCGGTATCCTTCATCTCGGCGACGACGGGCCTGGTGGGCGACGGGATGATGGCGGACGGGTTCGGCCGCGTTTACCGGACGGACGACGGCGGGGAGACCTGGAAAGAGGCGATGGTCTTTACCAACCTGAGTGACATCACCTATGACGGCGATGACGCGTGGTATGTGGTGGGCCGCAACGTCATTTACCGGCTCGGGCTGTCGTCCGGCGATCGGAATCGGGTCGTCTACTCCGCTGCGGGGAGCGCCCTGTTCCTCGCCGCCGATTTTGTATCCCCGCTGGTCGGCTTCGCACAGACGGAGGCCGGCCCGGTCTACCGGACGGACGACGGGGGTGAAACGTGGGCTTCGCCCTTCGGCGGGTATCCCACCCCGAGTCATCCCGGGGCGAACTTCATGCGCGACATCGCGATGTACGACGCGAACTACGGGGCCTCCGTGGGCACCGACGGCGTAATCGGCGCCACCGATTCGGGCGGCGGCGTGCCGACGCGTACCGTCGTCACGGCGGTGGAAGAGGAGGACGATGGGCGGGAGCTGCCGGCGGAGATCGCGCTCGACCAGAACTATCCCAATCCGTTTAATCCCGTGACCACGATCGCCTATCAGATCGGTCAGGCCGGCCCGGTGAGACTGGAGATCTTCGATATGCTGGGGCGCAGCGCCGGCGTGCTGGTGGACGAAGCGCAAGCGGCCGGCTCGTACCGCGTCACGTTCGACGCCTCGGGCCTCGCGAGCGGCGTCTACCTCTACCGCATCCAGGCAGGGGCCGTGTCGAGCGTAAAACGGATGGTGCTCCTGCGCTGA
- a CDS encoding PmoA family protein encodes MRLFVTSVFLAATIAACQSAASDSWRITLDAGNVDRVQSIVSFDPPAGLDAGSALVLVDDGGTTTPVQRHDDRLWFVLDRLDAHQTRTLTLRASASPAAGIAKQETEGAIAFSDAQGPILTYQSRPTPLPDPGFDPVFIRGGYIYPLFTPSGVLVVDDYPPNHLHHHGIWAAWTNTVFEGRTPDFWNMGDRKGTVEPVALDETWDGPVFGGARARNQYIDLTSGTRRPALDETWDVRVFHVDDGEHPYRLLEVRMHQTTATDSILTLPEYRYGGLGVRGHRQWDGEENAFFLTSEGLDRSNGHATHARWCHMGGYVDGQLAGIGMLAHPDNFRAPEPMRIHPTEPFFNWAPSQAGEWAITPDAPFDAAYRFVVSDGPPDAGLLDRLWQDWAEPVRVTVN; translated from the coding sequence ATGCGTCTATTCGTAACCTCCGTCTTCCTCGCCGCAACCATCGCCGCCTGCCAGTCCGCCGCGTCCGATTCCTGGCGCATCACCCTCGACGCCGGCAACGTCGACCGGGTCCAGTCGATCGTCTCGTTCGATCCGCCGGCCGGCCTCGATGCCGGCTCGGCGCTCGTACTCGTGGATGACGGAGGCACAACGACCCCCGTGCAGCGCCACGACGACCGACTCTGGTTCGTCCTGGACCGGCTCGACGCGCATCAAACCCGCACCCTGACCCTCCGCGCGTCCGCTTCTCCGGCCGCCGGCATCGCCAAACAGGAAACGGAGGGCGCCATTGCGTTTTCGGACGCACAGGGACCCATTTTAACCTACCAGAGCCGGCCCACGCCCTTGCCGGATCCCGGCTTCGATCCGGTCTTCATCCGGGGCGGCTACATCTACCCGCTTTTTACCCCGTCGGGTGTGCTGGTGGTGGACGATTATCCGCCGAATCATCTCCATCACCACGGCATCTGGGCGGCGTGGACGAACACCGTGTTTGAGGGGCGCACCCCGGATTTCTGGAACATGGGCGACCGCAAGGGCACCGTCGAGCCCGTCGCCCTGGATGAAACGTGGGACGGCCCGGTGTTTGGCGGCGCGCGGGCGCGGAATCAGTACATCGACCTGACCTCCGGAACGCGCCGGCCGGCGCTGGACGAGACCTGGGACGTGCGCGTGTTCCATGTGGACGACGGCGAACATCCCTACCGGCTGCTCGAAGTCCGCATGCACCAGACCACAGCGACCGACTCGATCCTCACGCTCCCCGAATACCGCTATGGCGGCCTCGGTGTACGGGGTCACCGGCAGTGGGACGGGGAAGAGAACGCGTTTTTTCTGACCTCCGAGGGGCTCGACCGCAGCAACGGCCATGCGACGCATGCCCGCTGGTGCCATATGGGCGGCTACGTCGACGGTCAGCTCGCCGGGATCGGCATGCTGGCGCATCCGGACAATTTCAGGGCGCCCGAGCCCATGCGCATCCACCCCACGGAGCCGTTTTTCAACTGGGCGCCGTCGCAGGCCGGCGAGTGGGCGATCACGCCCGATGCGCCGTTCGATGCGGCGTATCGCTTCGTCGTGAGCGACGGACCGCCCGACGCCGGCCTCCTGGACCGGCTCTGGCAGGATTGGGCCGAGCCGGTCCGGGTGACCGTCAACTGA